The proteins below are encoded in one region of Candidatus Methylacidiphilales bacterium:
- a CDS encoding RDD family protein, protein MSSDTTLFWIRGEDGNEYGPVGISELKVWLAEDRIGPDSEATIDIQGRPKLPWRRLDTLYEARELWKSELKKIQTWAQQMPTLAPLSRRIWAGIIDTVFVLLLMIFIFSLALIYILNIRPEQIENLSTTLLQSPSEPSAALVILMMNLLSYTVMLIYFGYFHLFREGRTLGMTVCGLKVADEKGQALRKGQALLRTFGIVLTIHFYGIGFLPAFFTERRQAFHDLISRTLVILKNRVEN, encoded by the coding sequence ATGAGTAGCGACACGACATTATTTTGGATTCGCGGAGAAGATGGGAATGAATACGGCCCTGTAGGGATAAGCGAACTTAAAGTCTGGCTTGCTGAAGATCGAATCGGTCCAGACTCCGAAGCTACAATAGACATCCAAGGACGCCCTAAGCTGCCATGGCGTCGGCTCGATACCCTTTATGAAGCGCGAGAATTGTGGAAATCCGAATTGAAGAAAATTCAAACCTGGGCTCAACAAATGCCTACCTTAGCCCCATTATCACGCCGCATATGGGCTGGAATAATTGATACTGTGTTTGTTCTATTGTTGATGATCTTTATCTTCTCTCTAGCGTTAATTTATATTCTTAACATCCGGCCTGAGCAAATCGAAAACCTATCTACTACACTTCTACAATCTCCATCAGAGCCATCTGCTGCTCTCGTCATCTTAATGATGAACCTACTTAGTTACACTGTGATGCTCATTTATTTTGGGTATTTCCATCTTTTTCGTGAGGGACGCACACTGGGCATGACAGTTTGCGGTTTGAAGGTTGCCGACGAAAAAGGCCAAGCCTTACGAAAAGGGCAAGCTCTACTGCGAACATTTGGAATTGTGTTAACAATTCATTTTTACGGGATTGGGTTTTTGCCCGCATTTTTTACTGAGCGCCGCCAAGCCTTTCACGACTTGATTTCACGAACTCTCGTGATCCTTAAAAATCGTGTAGAAAATTAA
- the truB gene encoding tRNA pseudouridine(55) synthase TruB, whose amino-acid sequence MTEIDGLLLLDKPAGCTSHDLVDRVRRKFGIKKVGHCGTLDPQATGLLMLLLGKATKMQALLMAEDKTYRGTMRLGVITDTQDADGKIIEERPVPDIDPKIIEAAFERYRGDFYQTPPMVSALKKDGVPLYKLARKGLVVEREPRLVHVYWSQIIKIDLPRVEFELRCSKGFYVRTYCDDIGKFIGTGACLEKLCRTASGNFRLDQAISWEKCEALDSLSALKPYIISPAEVSRIRRQ is encoded by the coding sequence ATGACTGAGATCGATGGATTACTCCTTCTTGATAAACCTGCTGGTTGCACTTCTCACGACCTTGTAGACCGTGTGCGCCGCAAGTTTGGAATAAAAAAAGTCGGACATTGTGGGACACTAGATCCGCAAGCCACAGGGCTGCTTATGCTTTTACTAGGCAAAGCTACAAAGATGCAGGCTTTATTAATGGCAGAAGATAAAACTTATCGTGGAACGATGCGACTCGGTGTCATCACAGACACACAAGATGCAGATGGTAAAATTATCGAAGAACGACCCGTTCCAGATATTGATCCAAAAATCATCGAAGCAGCTTTCGAACGTTATCGGGGTGACTTCTACCAGACACCGCCGATGGTTTCAGCGCTCAAGAAAGACGGTGTGCCCCTTTATAAGTTAGCTCGAAAAGGTCTGGTCGTAGAGCGAGAACCTCGTCTCGTGCATGTATATTGGAGCCAAATCATTAAGATCGACCTACCTCGAGTTGAGTTTGAGTTGCGTTGCAGCAAAGGATTTTACGTTCGCACCTATTGTGATGATATCGGTAAATTCATCGGAACTGGTGCTTGCCTAGAGAAACTATGCCGAACAGCTTCGGGTAATTTTCGCCTAGACCAAGCCATCTCATGGGAGAAATGTGAGGCGCTTGATAGCCTTTCAGCGTTAAAACCCTACATCATAAGCCCGGCAGAAGTCTCAAGAATCCGTCGCCAATGA
- a CDS encoding bifunctional riboflavin kinase/FAD synthetase, with translation MLIKPFFEQSPEPHIEALALGFFDGVHRGHRYLFRKLLEISTPERSGVATFEPHPLRVIAPEHEPPLLMTLPQKIQAIQNCGVPNVFIWGFDEDIRNLSPDLFAKHLRFLFPSLRQLVVGENWRFGFQASGTPAHLSAFGQNYGWKVHVIPPICDENGLRISSSLIRKLIKEGRILEAEKLLGDSWRVTGRVVKGAGIGRQIGFPTANLELDRSILWPPDGVYAGVAECKAKRCLAVINVGYRPTVSKNKQHTLEVHLINYEGGDLYGEILELSGWIRLRAEQQFASLEALQAQIKEDIARACSLKERDKWNV, from the coding sequence ATGCTTATCAAACCTTTTTTTGAGCAGTCTCCTGAACCTCACATTGAAGCATTGGCTTTGGGATTTTTCGATGGCGTGCACCGCGGTCATCGTTATCTCTTTCGCAAGCTACTCGAGATCTCAACACCTGAAAGATCAGGTGTAGCGACATTCGAACCGCATCCTTTACGAGTGATTGCTCCTGAGCATGAGCCGCCCTTACTAATGACTTTGCCGCAAAAAATTCAGGCGATTCAAAACTGTGGAGTTCCGAACGTCTTTATATGGGGATTTGACGAAGACATACGAAATTTAAGCCCAGATCTATTTGCAAAACATTTGCGTTTTCTTTTTCCTTCGCTCCGACAGTTAGTTGTCGGAGAAAATTGGCGTTTCGGTTTCCAAGCTTCCGGCACGCCGGCTCATCTTTCCGCGTTCGGTCAAAATTACGGCTGGAAAGTTCACGTGATTCCGCCGATATGCGATGAAAATGGCTTAAGAATAAGCAGTTCACTCATACGCAAATTGATCAAAGAAGGCAGAATACTCGAAGCTGAAAAACTACTCGGCGACTCATGGCGTGTAACTGGCCGCGTTGTAAAAGGGGCTGGAATAGGAAGGCAGATTGGTTTTCCGACTGCGAACCTTGAACTCGATCGTTCCATTTTATGGCCACCTGATGGCGTCTATGCCGGAGTAGCTGAGTGCAAAGCAAAACGCTGCCTCGCTGTGATCAATGTTGGATATCGTCCGACTGTCTCTAAAAATAAACAGCACACACTCGAAGTTCATCTTATTAACTACGAAGGAGGCGATCTTTACGGTGAGATCCTGGAATTAAGCGGATGGATTAGACTTCGAGCAGAGCAACAATTTGCTAGTTTGGAAGCATTACAGGCGCAAATTAAAGAAGACATCGCTAGGGCATGCTCGCTAAAAGAACGTGACAAATGGAATGTGTGA
- the carA gene encoding glutamine-hydrolyzing carbamoyl-phosphate synthase small subunit, which translates to MQALLALEDGTLYRGTAFGATGTSCGEVCFNTSMSGYQEVLTDPSYRGQIVAMTYPEIGNYGIHPDDNESAAPQVAGFVIRNLSPIASNWRSRETLEHFLYRHNIIGIQGVDTRALTLKLRTVGALRGVITTEPLTPEEAVARARSFHYLGRDFVKEVTTSAPYTWDENAQESLSPIEKINSLPAYRHRIVAYDFGIKRNILRRLRQHGFQVTVVPAETSAEDVLALKPDGLFLSNGPGDPSELRYVHENLRQLVGKIPIFGICLGHQMLTYALGGRTFKLKFGHRGGNQPVKDLRTGKVAITAQNHGFATDPESFKDTAVVITQINLNDGTCEALAHREFPIFSVQYHPEAAPGPNDAVPFFQEFSEMIATRAPRV; encoded by the coding sequence ATGCAAGCTCTCCTCGCTCTTGAAGATGGCACGCTCTACCGAGGCACAGCTTTTGGCGCAACTGGCACCTCTTGTGGTGAAGTATGTTTCAATACCTCAATGTCTGGTTATCAAGAGGTGCTTACGGATCCAAGCTACCGCGGACAGATCGTAGCAATGACTTACCCTGAAATTGGCAACTACGGCATACACCCTGATGACAATGAGTCTGCGGCCCCTCAGGTGGCTGGTTTTGTTATTCGCAATCTCTCTCCTATTGCCAGCAACTGGCGTTCACGCGAAACTCTGGAGCATTTCCTCTACCGTCATAACATCATTGGTATTCAAGGTGTCGATACTCGTGCTCTTACCTTAAAGTTGCGCACGGTGGGTGCTTTGCGAGGCGTCATCACTACGGAGCCTCTTACACCAGAAGAGGCTGTAGCACGGGCCCGTTCCTTCCATTACCTTGGACGTGATTTTGTAAAGGAGGTCACTACATCTGCCCCTTATACTTGGGATGAAAACGCTCAAGAAAGCCTTAGCCCAATCGAAAAAATCAATTCATTGCCTGCTTATCGTCATCGCATAGTCGCTTATGATTTCGGCATTAAGCGAAATATCTTGCGGCGCCTACGACAACACGGTTTTCAAGTCACTGTCGTGCCTGCAGAAACTTCAGCTGAAGATGTTCTGGCCCTAAAGCCTGATGGACTTTTCCTTTCCAACGGGCCTGGGGATCCCTCCGAGCTTCGGTATGTCCATGAAAATTTAAGACAACTGGTTGGAAAAATACCAATTTTCGGGATTTGTCTTGGGCATCAAATGCTCACTTACGCTCTAGGCGGCAGAACCTTCAAACTGAAGTTTGGCCATCGAGGAGGCAACCAACCGGTTAAGGATCTGCGCACTGGTAAAGTCGCAATCACCGCGCAAAATCATGGTTTTGCGACGGATCCAGAGAGTTTCAAAGATACTGCTGTTGTCATCACTCAGATCAACCTCAACGATGGAACTTGCGAAGCTCTTGCGCATCGTGAATTTCCAATCTTCTCTGTCCAATATCATCCTGAAGCTGCGCCAGGGCCGAATGATGCTGTGCCCTTCTTCCAAGAATTTTCAGAGATGATCGCGACACGGGCTCCGCGCGTTTAA
- a CDS encoding EfeM/EfeO family lipoprotein: MNNQTLHYFSRRSFLQGLTAVSVLFLANSRAQDEPGSFSVTKGDDTADKYAQQVDEGLKYFKRRALDQIELVKKMGEAIQSGDISRAKESYIIARPPYEEIEVLANSFPETDAEIDARAYAFENGPTDEAFIGFHKIEYFLFAEENLKEAERYVPRLLESCKMLVKVLDERSRFSSKRTFDGIISVANEVAAKKISSEEETFSDQTLLIFKHNWIGIHSQYKPFHPLVRDKDKAVADEVIQAHNEAMEIIKPHFHEGSVAGTPYSKFGIKDRARVVRASVAIRESLKKAAEVLGIHSYPYSNFNA, translated from the coding sequence ATGAATAATCAAACACTACACTACTTTTCACGTCGGTCTTTTCTTCAGGGTTTGACCGCTGTTTCAGTGCTCTTTCTTGCCAATAGCCGAGCACAGGATGAGCCTGGAAGCTTTTCTGTTACAAAAGGGGATGACACTGCTGACAAGTATGCCCAGCAGGTAGATGAGGGGCTGAAATACTTTAAGAGAAGAGCCTTGGATCAGATTGAACTTGTTAAAAAGATGGGCGAGGCAATTCAATCTGGTGATATTTCTCGGGCTAAAGAGAGTTATATTATTGCAAGACCTCCATATGAAGAAATTGAAGTTTTAGCGAACAGCTTTCCAGAGACAGATGCGGAAATAGATGCTCGGGCATATGCATTCGAGAATGGCCCGACTGATGAAGCATTTATCGGTTTTCATAAAATAGAATATTTTTTATTTGCTGAAGAAAATTTAAAGGAGGCTGAACGTTATGTCCCAAGGCTGCTTGAGAGCTGCAAGATGCTTGTAAAAGTTCTCGATGAGCGGTCGAGGTTTTCTTCAAAGAGGACTTTCGACGGGATCATTAGTGTAGCTAACGAGGTTGCTGCTAAAAAAATCTCAAGCGAAGAAGAGACATTCTCTGATCAGACGCTATTAATATTCAAACATAATTGGATAGGAATTCACAGCCAATATAAGCCTTTTCATCCTCTAGTCAGAGATAAAGACAAGGCTGTGGCAGATGAAGTGATTCAAGCTCATAATGAGGCGATGGAGATAATCAAACCGCATTTTCATGAAGGCAGTGTAGCTGGAACTCCTTATAGCAAATTTGGGATTAAAGACCGTGCTCGAGTCGTCCGCGCATCCGTCGCCATCCGTGAATCTCTGAAAAAAGCTGCAGAAGTGTTAGGGATACATAGTTACCCCTACTCAAATTTTAACGCCTAA
- a CDS encoding carbohydrate porin, with protein sequence MRVIFSNAAAIRSKILSLLLLSFPLSNLIRAEEKNLTSQNIQSLRKNQTRVYLFDDCKGIRPKLSEKGLEFTFNYTGEIFSNLSGGLSGRTGSVYTGLWEMGAEIDAEKLFNWQGGKARLSSFYSHGSSLTQKYLGDLNTVSNIDDYDSLSLFELWIEQNFFEDKLSIRVGQMAADEEFLQNEYSSYLINAAFGWPTVITANAKETPAYGMAGLGARIGGRWGEHFDFKVGIYEGLVDTVDAEGRSLNPHNVRWRLDDEEGLFIISEISFKFDDTDEPRGLRGDYRLGYWRHTGRHNDLRFDTAGFSLADDGGITGNPVTGIPKSYSFNHGFYWSFGQMIYREVNGKSSNEGLGFFFRGGLCPEKNRSLVPYAFDFGWAYKGLFSNRSEDWLVMGYTIAFISDELRELENDRETLTGEEVPKSSFEGVWEMSYLLQVNPYFSLQPCLQYIVNPGGFKDREDAVVVGLRLALSF encoded by the coding sequence ATGAGAGTCATCTTTTCGAATGCCGCAGCGATAAGAAGCAAAATTCTGTCGCTGCTACTGCTATCATTTCCATTGAGTAATCTCATTCGGGCAGAGGAAAAAAATCTCACATCGCAGAACATACAAAGTCTTAGAAAAAATCAGACTCGAGTTTATTTATTTGACGACTGCAAAGGTATTCGTCCGAAGCTTTCGGAAAAAGGGCTTGAGTTTACGTTCAATTATACCGGAGAAATCTTTTCTAATTTGTCGGGTGGGTTATCAGGTCGCACAGGAAGTGTCTACACGGGATTGTGGGAAATGGGAGCGGAGATAGATGCGGAGAAATTATTTAACTGGCAAGGAGGGAAGGCTCGTCTGAGTTCTTTCTATTCACATGGATCAAGTTTAACGCAGAAATACTTAGGTGACTTGAACACGGTCAGCAATATAGACGATTACGATAGCTTGAGTCTTTTTGAATTATGGATCGAACAGAACTTCTTCGAGGACAAGCTGTCCATACGCGTCGGGCAAATGGCAGCAGATGAGGAGTTTTTGCAGAATGAATACTCAAGTTATCTGATCAACGCCGCATTTGGTTGGCCGACAGTTATAACTGCAAATGCCAAAGAGACCCCAGCCTACGGTATGGCTGGCCTAGGGGCTAGGATTGGAGGACGGTGGGGGGAACATTTTGATTTCAAGGTGGGAATTTACGAAGGGCTTGTGGATACAGTGGATGCAGAGGGGCGTAGTTTGAATCCTCATAACGTGAGATGGCGCTTAGATGACGAGGAAGGGCTGTTTATTATCAGTGAAATTAGCTTCAAATTTGACGATACGGATGAGCCCAGAGGATTAAGAGGGGATTATCGTTTAGGTTACTGGAGACACACAGGTCGTCATAATGACTTGCGTTTCGACACCGCGGGGTTCTCGTTGGCAGATGATGGAGGTATAACAGGAAATCCAGTGACAGGAATTCCAAAAAGCTATTCTTTTAATCACGGCTTCTACTGGTCATTTGGGCAGATGATTTATCGTGAGGTCAACGGTAAAAGCTCTAATGAGGGATTGGGATTTTTCTTTCGTGGTGGATTATGTCCTGAGAAAAACCGAAGTCTCGTGCCCTACGCCTTTGATTTTGGATGGGCATACAAAGGCCTTTTCTCGAATAGATCAGAAGACTGGCTCGTGATGGGTTATACGATAGCCTTTATCAGTGACGAATTGAGGGAGCTGGAAAATGATCGTGAGACTTTGACTGGCGAGGAAGTGCCTAAGAGTAGTTTTGAAGGGGTATGGGAGATGTCTTATTTACTTCAAGTTAATCCTTATTTTTCGTTGCAGCCTTGTTTGCAATACATCGTTAATCCCGGAGGCTTTAAGGATCGAGAGGATGCAGTGGTTGTCGGCCTGAGGCTAGCTCTGAGTTTTTAG
- the secG gene encoding preprotein translocase subunit SecG: protein MNILLGLLIVLLVLVALMLILLILMQRPRQEGLGASFGGHITESVFGAQASNVLEKGTVWLTILFFILTITIAAIYSHKHGETSLQQKLRMPLPSSAQTEVKANENVSSEQSEPASSVEGKPSDNSNQQNPNLTTTPAAPKSADQKSD, encoded by the coding sequence ATGAATATTTTACTAGGTCTTCTAATTGTTCTACTTGTCTTGGTTGCACTCATGCTCATTCTTTTAATACTCATGCAAAGGCCCCGTCAGGAGGGTCTGGGTGCGAGCTTTGGGGGGCACATCACTGAATCTGTATTTGGGGCCCAAGCATCCAATGTCCTGGAAAAGGGCACTGTATGGCTCACAATACTTTTTTTTATTCTTACCATAACTATTGCTGCAATCTATAGCCATAAGCATGGAGAAACTTCGCTTCAACAAAAACTCCGCATGCCTTTACCATCATCCGCTCAAACTGAGGTCAAAGCAAATGAGAATGTTTCTTCTGAACAAAGTGAGCCTGCTTCTTCTGTAGAAGGAAAACCTTCAGACAATTCCAATCAGCAAAATCCTAATCTAACCACAACTCCTGCCGCTCCTAAATCTGCGGATCAAAAATCAGACTAA
- the tpiA gene encoding triose-phosphate isomerase, which yields MAFRKKIIAGNWKMHKTATEARELTQDIIQELSDFNHAEIVLCPPYTALHVVGDLLSHAPNIRLGAQNVHYENQGAFTGEISPAMLRDMYVRYVIIGHSERRQYFGEDDALINRKLKAAIPAGLRPILCIGETLAQRQSQRWPEVLQSQIEGALEGISEKDLEELVIAYEPVWAIGTGHNATPAQAQEAHALIRKILQSLYNPEISKRIRIQYGGSVKPDNAQSLLAQPDIDGALVGGASLDARSFTSIVRSIPQN from the coding sequence ATGGCTTTTCGAAAAAAAATCATCGCTGGAAACTGGAAAATGCATAAGACAGCCACTGAGGCTCGTGAGTTGACGCAAGACATTATTCAAGAGCTCAGTGATTTTAACCATGCTGAGATTGTCCTTTGCCCGCCTTACACTGCCTTGCACGTCGTCGGAGATCTTCTCAGCCACGCGCCGAATATTCGACTCGGAGCACAAAACGTTCATTACGAAAATCAAGGAGCTTTCACCGGCGAGATTTCGCCAGCTATGCTTCGAGATATGTATGTCCGCTACGTTATCATCGGACACTCTGAACGCCGACAATACTTTGGTGAAGATGATGCGTTGATCAACAGGAAACTGAAAGCGGCCATTCCTGCTGGTCTAAGACCGATACTATGCATCGGGGAAACATTGGCTCAGCGCCAATCGCAACGTTGGCCTGAAGTCCTCCAATCTCAAATCGAAGGCGCGTTGGAAGGTATAAGTGAGAAAGATCTAGAGGAGCTAGTTATTGCCTATGAGCCAGTATGGGCAATCGGCACTGGTCACAACGCTACACCTGCACAAGCTCAGGAGGCTCATGCCTTGATCCGAAAAATTCTTCAAAGCCTTTACAATCCAGAGATTTCGAAACGAATACGTATTCAATATGGAGGAAGTGTAAAACCAGACAATGCTCAATCGTTACTGGCACAACCCGATATAGACGGCGCGCTTGTAGGTGGAGCTTCTCTTGATGCTCGGTCGTTCACAAGCATAGTCAGATCAATTCCGCAAAATTGA